One window of the Granulicella arctica genome contains the following:
- a CDS encoding ArnT family glycosyltransferase: MPSPPVSDHSSARRLWLLLPFFSIAVALAHWTLLRLPYFWDEGGYYIPAALDFFKTGTLIPQSTVTNAHPPLPSILLAGWWHLAGFHILSTRILVCLVAAIALLGVYRISRSLADLQVAIATTLLTEIYPVWFAQSTLAHADIFAAACTLWGLSFYLPHLASRDRKPIRDGRDLILAAAMFSLAALSKETAIITPLALAAWEGVQALRAQGKRLHIEWFGALSAAILPLLAWYAYHFHKTGFIFGNPEFLRYNATANLDAHRIALCLWHRILHLTVHMNMFVPVACTAAILIIPVARPRLPRAINIALGIVLVANLLEFSILGGALLTRYLLPLYPLILLLCIVEWYRRLPQHGLGFIALTTLSAVAFLCGIWINPPYAFAPEDNLTYRNMIVLHQQAVLYIEEHYPAATVLTAWPATSELARPEIGYSNHPFAVAAIQNFSIEQMEKAAMDPGSYDTALIFSTKWEPSGKVNLGRANEPADAKYFDFHHDLRPAEAAALLHGEVVWKAHRGGEWAAVLHFPRSVDAQVTPLRRP; encoded by the coding sequence GTGCCGTCTCCTCCCGTCTCCGACCACTCTTCCGCCCGTCGCCTCTGGCTCTTACTTCCCTTCTTCTCCATAGCTGTCGCACTCGCGCATTGGACGCTCCTGCGCCTCCCCTACTTCTGGGACGAAGGTGGGTACTACATTCCCGCCGCGCTCGATTTCTTCAAGACCGGTACGCTAATCCCGCAGTCCACGGTCACCAATGCTCACCCTCCTCTGCCCTCCATTCTCCTGGCAGGGTGGTGGCATCTGGCCGGTTTCCACATCCTCAGCACGAGGATCCTCGTCTGCCTTGTAGCTGCGATAGCGCTCCTCGGCGTATACCGCATTTCGCGGAGTCTTGCCGATCTTCAGGTCGCCATCGCAACAACCCTCCTCACCGAGATCTATCCGGTCTGGTTTGCGCAGAGTACCCTCGCCCACGCTGACATCTTTGCCGCAGCCTGCACGCTCTGGGGACTCTCCTTCTACCTCCCCCACCTCGCCTCACGCGATCGCAAGCCGATACGCGATGGCCGCGACCTCATCCTGGCCGCAGCCATGTTTTCGCTCGCCGCTCTCTCCAAAGAAACTGCCATCATCACTCCCTTGGCACTCGCCGCGTGGGAGGGTGTTCAAGCGCTTCGAGCACAAGGGAAACGGCTTCATATTGAGTGGTTTGGAGCCCTGTCAGCGGCTATCCTCCCACTGCTCGCCTGGTACGCCTACCACTTCCACAAGACCGGCTTCATCTTCGGAAACCCCGAGTTCCTTCGCTATAACGCAACGGCGAACCTCGATGCCCACCGCATCGCCCTCTGCCTCTGGCATCGCATCCTTCACCTCACCGTTCACATGAACATGTTTGTGCCCGTAGCCTGCACGGCAGCTATCCTCATCATTCCGGTAGCGCGCCCGCGCCTTCCTCGCGCCATCAACATTGCTCTCGGCATCGTCCTCGTGGCCAATCTGTTGGAGTTTTCAATCCTCGGCGGAGCACTCCTCACACGCTACCTGCTCCCGCTCTATCCCCTCATCCTCCTGCTCTGCATCGTCGAATGGTACCGCCGTCTTCCGCAGCATGGCCTCGGCTTCATAGCCCTCACCACCCTGAGCGCGGTCGCCTTCCTCTGCGGCATCTGGATCAATCCGCCTTATGCGTTTGCCCCCGAAGACAACCTCACCTACCGCAACATGATCGTTCTTCACCAGCAGGCCGTCCTCTATATAGAGGAGCACTACCCTGCCGCCACCGTACTCACCGCCTGGCCAGCCACATCGGAACTCGCCCGTCCCGAAATCGGCTACTCCAATCATCCCTTCGCCGTCGCCGCAATCCAGAACTTCTCCATCGAGCAGATGGAGAAGGCCGCAATGGACCCCGGCAGCTACGACACAGCCCTTATCTTTTCGACAAAGTGGGAGCCCTCAGGGAAGGTCAACCTCGGCCGCGCGAACGAACCAGCTGACGCCAAATACTTCGATTTCCATCATGACCTCCGTCCCGCCGAAGCCGCTGCACTTCTCCACGGGGAGGTCGTCTGGAAAGCACACCGCGGAGGCGAATGGGCCGCTGTCCTCCACTTTCCGCGCAGCGTCGACGCCCAAGTCACCCCCCTCCGTCGTCCCTGA
- a CDS encoding DUF3467 domain-containing protein — protein MSDIKSPTAQPQQDPNQPTLKLTATSEYRDGYANSVQVRMSVWDFFLVFGTMHQQNKDEVNVQNFQGIYISPQQAKALWNVLGNNLAQYEQTFGELALEPLPPQNGPVN, from the coding sequence ATGAGCGACATCAAGAGCCCGACTGCACAGCCGCAACAAGATCCCAACCAGCCGACCCTCAAACTTACAGCCACGTCCGAATACCGCGACGGCTACGCGAACAGCGTGCAGGTTCGCATGAGCGTATGGGACTTTTTTCTCGTCTTCGGAACCATGCACCAGCAGAACAAAGATGAAGTCAACGTGCAGAACTTCCAGGGCATCTATATCAGCCCGCAGCAGGCCAAAGCCCTCTGGAACGTTCTCGGTAACAACTTAGCTCAGTACGAGCAAACCTTCGGCGAGCTGGCCCTTGAGCCTCTTCCGCCGCAGAACGGTCCCGTCAACTAG
- a CDS encoding carboxypeptidase-like regulatory domain-containing protein codes for MFAGNQGRSFGRRIYTAMLIALTVVWVGTAHAQLSTASVNGVVHDASGASVVNATVKLRNLDTSVETVTASNNTGSYTIVSVTPGQYTLEATAPSFGTQKITTFTLTVGQTATIEFTLVPGEQSSVINVQGSAPLLETTTANLGTVISTRQVNDLPLNGRNFTQLLQLTPGVAPTNTGQSNGGGFAGPPVAFGSSTSFPAVNGQSNRSNFFLTDGLNNYGSILSTYDVPPIIDAIQEFKIVSHTDSAEYGGVMGGVVNVVTKSGGNDFHGSGWEFARNDIFDARTYFLPTTSAKAVFQQNQFGGSIGGPVLIPKLYQGRDKTFFFGAYQGFRYNQTQNASLTVPTAAELNGDLSALGKDIYNPFTTRPDPAKPGQYIRDIFPGRQIPKSLIDPRMVAFAQFVYPAAGTALANGTNAVDTTPLTQTQNEFTVRVDHTFGAKDSAWFRYSFINSLQTQSGGVPGLVSTLATPARNYGGSYVHIFNPGLIVQAQYARTTGQHNNTALYTKSTAAILSQVGFDPSLVSGFVANGGGSLVPSLGITGFSGGGETIQNTPKATDSNEFRATVTKIIGRHELHMGGGYTSIGFSSPIASSSVQFQSTQTANPEDASTGNALASFLLNTPDGAQRRNVNETERPGGVLSAFAQDSWRLSDKLTLNYGLRYDVTFIPGYGSEDSVGQQGGIETGDVDLMNGVYILQKAPPACSVRGHAPCIPGDGSLPAHVIVDPRGKIPHNVYLNFGPRAGFAYRYDDKTVIRGAFGIVYDQWAAATQMGQNIEGSWPDTGQIITGELNLPTSTGQTPTTTTQNPLAATGSGNFPAPTPFQQVGFFYDPHIKNPYSEQYNVGIARQLGSATTVTVNYVGSSGHRLDVGGYYNTAPTPGPGDPQARAPFPYIHPTYYDRSTGSSSYNAMQLSVEKRYTNSFSYSVSYTWSKSIDEGGDGWFGVEGGVPQDPYHPAAFGSRSVAGNDLRNVLSVSTLYSIPVGRGAKFSTGNGIADYILGNWQLNNIFLARSGQPFTPNISGDIANTGNGNSGYETANVVGDPNNIKNRSAVEYFNTAAYAAPANFTFGTAGRNSLRSAGYWNLDTSVFRKFPIRDRYTVELRGEAFNIFNHPVLGTPDSNFSDTTFGQVSNTASTTRQLQLGAKFIF; via the coding sequence ATGTTCGCAGGAAATCAGGGAAGATCTTTCGGCCGCAGAATTTACACCGCGATGCTGATTGCACTGACCGTAGTCTGGGTCGGGACGGCGCACGCGCAACTGTCAACCGCGTCGGTAAACGGTGTCGTTCATGACGCATCAGGAGCGTCAGTCGTGAATGCTACGGTGAAGCTGCGCAACCTTGATACGTCTGTCGAGACGGTCACAGCTTCGAACAACACCGGTTCGTACACGATCGTAAGCGTGACGCCAGGGCAATACACCTTGGAAGCGACGGCCCCGAGCTTCGGTACGCAGAAGATCACCACGTTCACGCTGACGGTAGGCCAGACAGCGACGATCGAATTCACGCTGGTTCCGGGAGAGCAAAGCTCAGTCATCAATGTCCAGGGCTCCGCTCCCCTACTCGAGACGACGACAGCAAATCTCGGCACCGTCATCTCCACGCGCCAGGTGAATGATCTGCCGCTCAACGGACGCAACTTCACACAGCTTCTGCAACTGACTCCAGGCGTCGCTCCCACAAACACAGGCCAGAGCAATGGCGGAGGTTTTGCTGGACCACCGGTGGCGTTCGGCTCGTCGACCTCCTTCCCGGCGGTCAATGGCCAATCCAATCGCAGTAACTTCTTCCTGACAGATGGATTGAATAACTACGGCAGCATCCTGAGCACCTATGATGTTCCGCCGATCATCGATGCCATTCAGGAGTTCAAGATCGTCTCGCATACCGACAGTGCCGAGTACGGCGGAGTGATGGGTGGAGTCGTCAACGTGGTAACAAAGTCAGGTGGCAACGACTTCCATGGCTCCGGGTGGGAGTTTGCGCGGAACGACATCTTCGACGCCCGTACCTACTTCCTCCCGACTACATCAGCGAAGGCAGTCTTCCAGCAAAACCAGTTCGGCGGATCGATCGGCGGCCCAGTCCTCATTCCCAAGCTGTACCAGGGTCGCGATAAGACGTTCTTCTTCGGTGCTTATCAAGGCTTCCGTTACAACCAGACGCAGAATGCTTCGCTCACCGTCCCGACTGCGGCAGAGTTGAACGGCGACCTAAGTGCCCTCGGAAAAGATATCTACAATCCCTTCACGACGCGTCCCGATCCTGCGAAGCCAGGTCAATATATCCGTGACATCTTTCCCGGTCGACAGATCCCCAAAAGCTTGATCGACCCGCGCATGGTGGCATTCGCTCAATTTGTGTATCCGGCTGCGGGCACGGCCCTCGCCAACGGTACAAACGCCGTGGATACTACGCCGCTAACCCAGACGCAGAATGAGTTCACGGTACGTGTAGATCATACGTTCGGGGCCAAAGACTCCGCATGGTTCCGCTATAGCTTTATCAACAGCCTGCAGACACAATCCGGAGGAGTCCCGGGACTGGTAAGTACCCTCGCAACGCCGGCCCGCAACTACGGCGGCAGCTACGTGCATATCTTCAATCCAGGTCTCATCGTTCAGGCACAATACGCGCGAACGACAGGCCAGCATAACAACACGGCCCTTTATACAAAGTCGACAGCAGCGATACTTTCGCAGGTTGGCTTCGATCCTTCGCTCGTGAGTGGATTCGTAGCAAACGGTGGAGGAAGCCTCGTTCCTTCACTTGGAATCACCGGATTCTCAGGTGGAGGTGAAACCATTCAAAACACCCCCAAAGCCACGGACAGCAATGAGTTTCGAGCAACGGTCACAAAGATCATCGGCAGGCACGAGCTTCATATGGGTGGCGGCTACACAAGCATCGGCTTCTCAAGTCCGATTGCGTCATCGAGTGTCCAGTTCCAGTCGACCCAGACCGCGAATCCTGAAGATGCATCAACTGGTAACGCGCTGGCCTCCTTCCTGCTGAACACGCCGGATGGCGCACAGCGCCGTAATGTAAACGAGACGGAGCGGCCGGGCGGCGTCTTAAGCGCGTTCGCGCAGGATAGTTGGAGGCTGTCGGACAAACTCACCCTGAACTACGGCCTGCGCTATGACGTAACCTTTATCCCCGGCTATGGCAGCGAGGATTCCGTGGGACAACAGGGCGGTATTGAAACTGGCGACGTCGACCTGATGAATGGTGTCTACATTCTTCAGAAGGCACCACCAGCCTGCTCGGTTCGCGGACATGCACCGTGCATTCCGGGCGACGGATCGCTACCTGCACATGTCATCGTCGACCCACGCGGAAAAATTCCTCACAACGTCTATCTCAACTTCGGACCACGCGCCGGATTCGCGTATCGCTACGACGATAAAACAGTCATTCGCGGAGCGTTCGGTATCGTCTATGACCAGTGGGCTGCCGCGACGCAGATGGGCCAGAACATCGAGGGCTCGTGGCCGGATACAGGCCAGATCATCACAGGCGAACTGAACCTCCCGACCTCGACAGGTCAGACACCTACGACCACTACACAGAACCCCCTCGCTGCGACTGGCTCCGGAAATTTCCCTGCACCAACACCATTTCAGCAGGTTGGCTTCTTCTACGATCCACATATCAAGAATCCGTACTCCGAGCAGTACAACGTAGGCATCGCACGTCAGCTTGGTTCGGCAACAACGGTCACCGTCAACTACGTCGGATCATCGGGACACCGGCTCGACGTCGGTGGCTACTACAACACCGCACCCACGCCCGGACCAGGTGATCCACAGGCCCGAGCCCCTTTCCCCTACATCCACCCAACCTACTATGACCGCAGCACCGGTTCGAGCAGCTACAACGCGATGCAGCTATCCGTGGAAAAGCGATACACCAACAGCTTCTCCTACTCAGTCTCCTACACGTGGTCCAAGTCGATCGACGAGGGCGGCGACGGTTGGTTTGGCGTCGAAGGTGGCGTTCCGCAGGACCCCTATCATCCGGCCGCGTTTGGCAGCCGGTCTGTTGCCGGTAACGATTTGAGGAATGTCTTGTCTGTCAGTACGCTCTATTCCATACCTGTCGGCAGGGGTGCTAAGTTCTCCACCGGAAACGGCATCGCCGACTACATACTGGGCAACTGGCAATTGAACAACATCTTCCTGGCGCGATCGGGTCAGCCGTTCACACCAAATATTAGTGGAGATATCGCGAACACCGGCAATGGCAACAGTGGATATGAAACCGCAAACGTCGTTGGCGACCCTAACAACATTAAGAATCGTTCTGCGGTTGAGTACTTCAATACGGCGGCGTACGCAGCACCAGCAAACTTCACCTTCGGCACAGCAGGACGAAATTCGCTCCGGTCTGCTGGCTACTGGAACCTTGATACCTCTGTGTTTCGCAAGTTCCCGATTCGCGACAGATATACAGTGGAGCTTCGTGGCGAAGCATTCAACATCTTCAACCACCCTGTGCTCGGCACACCAGACTCAAACTTCAGCGATACGACGTTTGGCCAGGTGTCCAACACAGCGAGCACAACTCGCCAATTGCAACTGGGTGCGAAGTTCATCTTCTAA
- a CDS encoding tetratricopeptide repeat protein translates to MSRLGNASSSVVLCALLCGAHAEAQNAAADADRARGDLLLQHNEVSGALAAYRSAVAAGKDEAKNYYGLALALDRAGSLSEERTALQRVMQLASSFAPAQNQLGLLSLKEGKTAEAKSELNKAINLDPRYAEARNNLGVLERREGDNTAAEQLFREAIAENSRYEQAMVNLGSLMAGEGRLAEAEEILQHAIGVDPQDADALMSHAMVLISLRRTQEALVQFRAAVRLKPKLAEAHINLGIALADANDLAGALAEFSQAVRLSPQNGLAFYNQGRVLADLERNAEAMTSLKIAVHLDGVNPDWWTMLGTVARKTGDKQAVVLGFGKASELEPGSARRHYQFGQALQDDGARDRAIAEWRRAIQLQPDYGEALYALSRVLTKTQPEEAKALQAHFLSIQSAQQRTDKAQMIGTQALSAASAGDWAQAISQLHAAIEACGECSARPLLHKNLGLVYCRSGDLVNGKRELETAQGLLPDDKDVAKTLEMLRARRAGQ, encoded by the coding sequence ATGAGCAGACTGGGCAACGCGTCGAGTTCAGTAGTGTTATGTGCGCTCCTGTGCGGTGCCCACGCCGAAGCACAAAACGCAGCAGCCGATGCGGATCGCGCGCGAGGAGATCTGTTGCTCCAGCACAACGAGGTGAGTGGCGCGCTAGCCGCATACCGCTCGGCTGTGGCTGCTGGCAAGGATGAGGCGAAGAATTACTACGGACTGGCACTGGCACTCGACCGGGCTGGATCGCTTTCCGAGGAGCGTACAGCGTTGCAGCGAGTGATGCAGTTGGCTAGCTCGTTTGCACCCGCGCAGAACCAGCTTGGCCTGCTTAGCCTGAAGGAAGGCAAAACCGCCGAAGCCAAGTCTGAACTGAACAAAGCGATCAATCTCGATCCACGCTACGCGGAAGCGCGAAACAACCTTGGCGTACTCGAGCGACGCGAAGGCGACAACACTGCAGCGGAGCAGCTCTTTCGAGAAGCAATAGCGGAAAACTCCCGCTACGAACAAGCGATGGTAAACCTTGGATCCCTGATGGCAGGCGAGGGCAGGCTCGCCGAAGCAGAAGAAATACTGCAGCACGCTATCGGTGTAGATCCGCAAGATGCTGACGCTCTCATGAGTCATGCGATGGTATTAATTTCGCTGCGCCGAACTCAGGAGGCCCTGGTCCAGTTTCGAGCAGCAGTGCGTCTGAAGCCGAAGCTCGCAGAGGCGCATATAAACCTTGGGATCGCTCTTGCTGACGCTAACGATCTTGCAGGTGCTCTTGCGGAGTTCTCACAGGCCGTCCGTCTAAGTCCTCAAAACGGTTTAGCTTTCTACAACCAGGGACGAGTCCTGGCTGACCTCGAACGCAATGCAGAAGCGATGACTTCGTTGAAAATCGCAGTTCATCTCGATGGCGTAAACCCTGACTGGTGGACGATGTTGGGTACCGTCGCAAGAAAGACAGGGGACAAGCAGGCTGTTGTACTTGGTTTCGGCAAGGCAAGCGAACTTGAGCCTGGCAGCGCGCGTCGACACTATCAATTTGGTCAGGCGCTGCAGGATGATGGCGCCAGGGATCGCGCCATCGCTGAGTGGCGCAGAGCCATCCAGCTGCAGCCCGACTACGGCGAGGCGTTATACGCCCTGTCGCGAGTGCTTACCAAGACTCAGCCCGAGGAGGCGAAGGCTCTTCAGGCGCACTTCCTAAGCATTCAGTCCGCTCAGCAGCGAACGGACAAAGCGCAAATGATCGGAACGCAGGCTCTAAGCGCAGCTTCGGCCGGAGACTGGGCGCAGGCGATTTCACAGCTACATGCAGCGATCGAAGCGTGCGGCGAATGCAGCGCGAGGCCACTGCTGCACAAGAATCTAGGACTCGTGTACTGCCGATCCGGCGACCTTGTGAACGGCAAGAGAGAGCTGGAAACCGCACAGGGATTGCTGCCGGACGATAAAGATGTGGCAAAGACATTGGAGATGCTGCGGGCTAGACGGGCGGGCCAGTAG
- a CDS encoding L-rhamnose/proton symporter RhaT, which produces MNATMFSGIGLTMVAGIMAGNCMLPMKFARRWRFEHMWLVFSIVSLLILPWGLALTNVHDLLKVYRILPLGVMVGPVLFGVGWGIAQILFGISVRRLGMGVGYATIVGLGAVFGTLVPLFAGQRALVSHTAVVAILLGVVVMVGGIALTAWGGQVREHSGEREVLDIPAQTGYLAAVLLAVLCGCMAPMLNYAFAFGQGIAIEAVRLGNTPVAAAYSVWPVALFGGLIPNLGYSAYLLSRNGTWPIFRQSASDGFWAILMGVLWMGAMSLYGVSAVYLGALGTSIGWGLLQIFMIMTATLSGVLTGEWRRAPKRAVALLAAGMTGLIGATVLLSYGGR; this is translated from the coding sequence ATGAACGCTACCATGTTTAGCGGCATCGGCCTCACAATGGTCGCGGGCATCATGGCAGGTAACTGCATGCTGCCCATGAAGTTTGCGCGCCGTTGGCGGTTCGAGCACATGTGGCTGGTCTTCAGCATCGTCTCGCTATTGATCTTGCCGTGGGGCCTGGCGCTCACAAATGTGCATGACCTGCTGAAGGTCTACCGAATACTTCCGCTAGGGGTGATGGTCGGACCGGTGCTATTCGGTGTCGGCTGGGGAATCGCACAGATACTCTTCGGGATCTCCGTACGGCGGCTTGGCATGGGCGTTGGCTATGCGACGATCGTCGGGCTCGGTGCAGTCTTCGGAACACTGGTTCCTCTCTTCGCCGGGCAGCGAGCACTTGTATCGCATACGGCGGTCGTGGCTATCCTGCTGGGCGTTGTCGTGATGGTCGGAGGAATTGCGCTGACGGCATGGGGAGGCCAGGTCCGAGAGCATTCGGGCGAGCGCGAGGTGTTGGATATACCGGCGCAAACAGGCTACCTAGCTGCCGTGTTGCTGGCGGTGCTATGCGGCTGCATGGCTCCGATGTTGAACTATGCTTTCGCGTTCGGACAAGGAATCGCCATCGAGGCAGTACGGCTGGGTAACACACCCGTCGCGGCTGCCTACTCGGTATGGCCGGTTGCGCTGTTTGGAGGTCTGATCCCAAACCTTGGATATAGCGCGTACCTTCTCAGCCGGAACGGTACCTGGCCGATCTTTAGACAGAGTGCGTCCGATGGTTTTTGGGCTATTCTAATGGGCGTGCTGTGGATGGGAGCAATGTCGCTATATGGAGTCAGCGCAGTCTATCTGGGGGCACTCGGAACGTCGATCGGATGGGGGCTCCTCCAGATTTTCATGATCATGACGGCGACCCTATCCGGCGTACTAACTGGCGAGTGGAGGCGCGCGCCTAAACGTGCCGTAGCATTGCTCGCTGCAGGGATGACAGGGCTCATCGGCGCGACCGTCCTGCTTTCGTATGGCGGCCGCTAA
- a CDS encoding enolase C-terminal domain-like protein: protein MGAYSIDRISSFDARYPLPAGAGSDAVHTDPEYCLAVTQLHSSQGEIGSGFALTLGEGNRLVCEAIELLAPPLRGMPIEDLMAQFGRVARELADDPKLRWLGPHKGVVHLALASITNACFDLWAKSRGVPLWKLLLDLTPEEVVRLLDLSYLDEVMNEEQAIELLQTEAYSRSTREGVLQTGYPGYDTSVGWMAYDDAKVKHLTEQAIARGFTAFKLKVGSKDHERDLRRAAMLRECAGDAGTVMFDANQQWTLPVARTMCAELVKLKPLWIEEPTHPDDVVAHATLAREIAPVKIATGEHIPNRVVFKNFIESAAVHYVQADCTRLAGVSEFLAVSLLARKFKLPVVPHVGDMGQIHQHLVIFNHIAMGHEAQFLEHIPHLRSHFLLPAEVERGYYRTPQEPGSSSDLKELASRSGQ from the coding sequence TTGGGCGCTTATTCGATTGATCGTATTTCGAGCTTCGATGCAAGGTATCCGCTGCCCGCCGGCGCGGGGAGCGACGCCGTCCATACAGATCCGGAGTACTGTCTGGCGGTCACGCAGCTACACTCTTCGCAAGGCGAGATAGGATCGGGCTTTGCGCTGACCCTGGGTGAAGGAAACCGATTGGTGTGTGAGGCGATCGAGCTGCTAGCGCCTCCACTCCGGGGCATGCCAATTGAGGATCTGATGGCGCAGTTTGGCCGCGTGGCAAGAGAGCTTGCCGATGATCCAAAGCTTCGCTGGCTGGGCCCCCACAAAGGTGTGGTGCACCTTGCGCTGGCTTCGATCACGAATGCGTGCTTCGATCTGTGGGCAAAGAGCCGCGGCGTTCCGCTCTGGAAGTTGCTGCTCGATCTGACGCCGGAGGAAGTAGTCCGGCTCTTGGATCTGAGCTACCTGGATGAGGTCATGAACGAGGAGCAGGCGATTGAACTGCTGCAAACTGAGGCCTACTCGCGGAGCACCCGCGAGGGAGTGCTGCAAACAGGGTATCCAGGCTACGACACGTCCGTTGGTTGGATGGCCTATGACGATGCAAAGGTTAAACACCTCACAGAGCAAGCCATTGCGCGGGGTTTTACGGCGTTCAAATTGAAGGTCGGATCGAAGGATCACGAACGCGATTTGCGACGTGCGGCAATGCTGCGGGAGTGCGCGGGCGATGCGGGTACGGTCATGTTCGACGCAAATCAGCAATGGACTCTGCCCGTAGCGCGAACCATGTGTGCTGAGTTGGTAAAATTGAAGCCATTGTGGATCGAGGAGCCGACGCACCCGGACGATGTAGTGGCACATGCAACGCTGGCGCGCGAGATCGCTCCAGTAAAAATCGCGACCGGGGAACACATCCCAAATCGGGTGGTCTTCAAGAACTTCATAGAGTCAGCCGCGGTGCACTACGTGCAGGCAGACTGCACACGACTGGCAGGGGTAAGTGAATTTCTAGCGGTGAGCCTGTTAGCGCGTAAGTTCAAGCTGCCGGTGGTGCCACACGTCGGTGATATGGGGCAGATTCATCAGCATTTAGTGATCTTCAACCATATCGCGATGGGGCATGAGGCGCAGTTCCTGGAACACATCCCTCACCTGCGCTCCCACTTCTTACTGCCGGCAGAGGTCGAGCGAGGATACTACCGAACGCCGCAGGAGCCCGGCTCTTCGAGTGATCTCAAAGAGCTAGCCAGCCGGAGTGGTCAATGA
- a CDS encoding GntR family transcriptional regulator has product MRKPKQADPSGETLIKYELASSLRQEIVNGALLPGVRIVEGTWARKFSVAQGSIREAINILAQEGFVTKAAGRSARVVSFSEEDVLDLYALRGALEGVAARLAAEKKPDTGLLERALAAMRVAATRDKGEDLLDSDLAFHLELCRLSGNSYIVDHARRVLLPFFAFVRIRLIASGQGTGAWGRDLEAHQRIIDLLNEGEGDVVEQYVRRVMARFSTTAYKNWEKKPMLSTRSGR; this is encoded by the coding sequence ATGCGAAAACCTAAACAAGCAGACCCGTCTGGTGAAACGCTCATCAAGTATGAGCTTGCCAGTTCACTACGTCAGGAGATCGTAAATGGCGCCCTGCTGCCGGGAGTGCGGATCGTGGAGGGGACATGGGCGCGCAAGTTCAGTGTCGCTCAAGGTTCAATTCGCGAGGCAATCAACATCCTGGCGCAGGAAGGATTTGTTACGAAGGCTGCCGGCCGCAGCGCCCGGGTGGTGAGCTTCAGCGAAGAAGACGTGCTTGACCTCTACGCCCTCCGAGGAGCGCTTGAGGGAGTAGCAGCGCGCCTCGCTGCGGAGAAAAAGCCGGATACCGGGTTGCTGGAGCGAGCGCTGGCGGCTATGCGAGTCGCAGCCACACGCGACAAAGGAGAGGATCTTCTGGATAGCGATCTGGCCTTCCATCTTGAACTGTGCCGGTTGTCGGGGAACAGCTACATCGTTGACCACGCCCGGCGGGTGCTCCTGCCATTCTTTGCCTTCGTGCGAATCCGTCTGATCGCAAGCGGACAAGGGACAGGGGCCTGGGGAAGAGATCTCGAAGCGCATCAGCGCATCATCGATCTGCTCAACGAGGGTGAAGGTGATGTCGTGGAGCAATATGTGCGCCGCGTAATGGCCCGATTTTCAACGACGGCGTACAAGAACTGGGAGAAGAAGCCCATGCTCTCCACGCGCTCTGGACGTTAG
- a CDS encoding L-rhamnose mutarotase encodes MKRYGMAIRLRPEAEASYKTHHRAVWPEVLERIAACNIHNYSIFLHAGTLFAYFEYVGQDYKADMQKMAADPKTQEWWAIMDPMQEPLATHGEGEWWTALEEVFHTD; translated from the coding sequence ATGAAGCGATATGGAATGGCAATCAGGCTTCGTCCCGAGGCTGAAGCGTCTTACAAGACCCACCATCGGGCTGTCTGGCCAGAGGTCCTGGAGCGCATCGCAGCCTGCAACATCCACAACTATTCGATCTTTCTGCATGCCGGAACCCTTTTTGCCTATTTCGAATATGTCGGGCAAGACTATAAGGCCGATATGCAGAAAATGGCCGCCGATCCGAAGACCCAGGAGTGGTGGGCCATCATGGACCCGATGCAGGAGCCACTAGCGACCCACGGCGAAGGAGAATGGTGGACGGCACTGGAGGAAGTGTTCCATACAGATTAG